The following proteins are co-located in the Bradyrhizobium sp. AZCC 2176 genome:
- a CDS encoding acyl-CoA dehydrogenase family protein — protein MAGGDGKLDAGSSAGPGADSYVAMVARAKALIPQLRDRASKTEELRRLPPETERDLHDAGLFRIVQPKRVGGAELDYVALVDCADALGQADASVAWNFANLASHHWMLGMFDRQAQDAVWSRNADALIASSFIFPAGRARKVGGGYLLRGHWPFSSGVESCDWNMLAGVVSSDDEADGIEYRIFLLNKSEYRINDTWNATGLCGTGSNDVWVEDTLVAEKMTVAVSELTGGPTPGSMINPNALYALPVFTLFPYVLSGVGLGNAQACLNDYVEFARHRASTYNRAKLSDLQTTQIKIAEASAKIDAARLVMRTNCIEAMDDAKRGHIPDLARKTRLRRDGAFSVNLCTEAVSLLFAASGARSLFTSGALQRQFRDAHAVNSHLAFNFDAAGTNYGRVALGLPSENLTL, from the coding sequence ATGGCTGGAGGCGACGGAAAGCTGGATGCAGGTTCGTCCGCGGGGCCGGGTGCGGACAGCTATGTAGCCATGGTCGCGCGTGCCAAGGCGCTGATTCCGCAATTGCGCGATCGTGCTTCAAAGACCGAAGAGCTTCGGCGATTGCCGCCGGAGACTGAGCGTGATTTGCATGATGCCGGCTTGTTCCGGATCGTGCAACCCAAACGCGTTGGAGGCGCCGAGCTTGACTATGTCGCGTTGGTCGATTGCGCCGATGCGCTGGGGCAGGCGGATGCTTCCGTGGCGTGGAACTTCGCCAATCTTGCCAGCCATCACTGGATGCTGGGCATGTTTGACCGGCAGGCGCAGGACGCCGTCTGGAGCAGGAATGCCGATGCGTTGATCGCGTCGTCCTTCATCTTTCCAGCCGGCCGCGCGAGAAAGGTGGGTGGTGGATATCTCCTTCGTGGTCACTGGCCGTTCTCCTCGGGCGTCGAGTCCTGCGACTGGAACATGCTTGCCGGTGTGGTGTCATCGGACGACGAGGCTGACGGCATCGAATACCGGATATTCCTGCTCAACAAAAGCGAGTACAGGATCAACGACACCTGGAATGCGACGGGACTGTGCGGCACCGGATCGAACGACGTATGGGTCGAGGATACCCTTGTTGCGGAGAAAATGACTGTCGCGGTCAGCGAGCTGACCGGCGGACCGACGCCGGGAAGCATGATCAACCCAAACGCGCTGTACGCGCTGCCGGTATTCACTCTCTTTCCTTATGTGTTATCGGGGGTCGGGCTGGGTAATGCGCAAGCTTGTCTGAATGATTACGTCGAATTCGCGCGGCACCGCGCGTCGACCTACAATCGTGCCAAACTCAGCGACCTGCAGACGACCCAAATCAAGATCGCGGAGGCCTCCGCCAAGATCGACGCGGCCCGCCTCGTCATGCGCACGAACTGTATCGAGGCGATGGATGATGCAAAGCGTGGCCATATTCCGGATCTTGCGCGCAAGACGCGACTTCGGCGGGACGGCGCTTTTTCGGTGAACCTCTGCACCGAAGCCGTGTCACTGTTGTTCGCGGCAAGCGGTGCACGCAGCCTGTTCACCTCAGGCGCGCTGCAGCGGCAGTTCCGCGACGCCCACGCGGTGAATTCGCACCTCGCATTCAATTTTGATGCGGCGGGAACCAATTATGGACGCGTGGCGCTTGGCCTGCCGTCCGAAAACCTGACGCTCTGA
- a CDS encoding GFA family protein has product MKHTGSCFCGAVEVQVTGAPEGMGYCHCRSCRSWSGGPVNAFSLWKPEAVRITAGAQHVATFEKTPMSQRKYCAECGGHLMTNHPTLGLVDVFAATLPTLPFTPGVHVNYAETVLPMRDGLPKLKDFPAELGGSGEMIAE; this is encoded by the coding sequence ATGAAGCATACCGGAAGCTGTTTTTGCGGTGCGGTCGAGGTCCAGGTCACGGGTGCGCCGGAAGGAATGGGTTATTGCCATTGCCGTTCCTGCCGTTCGTGGTCCGGCGGGCCGGTGAACGCGTTCAGCCTTTGGAAGCCGGAAGCGGTGCGGATAACGGCCGGGGCGCAACATGTCGCGACGTTCGAGAAGACCCCGATGAGCCAGCGAAAGTACTGCGCGGAGTGCGGTGGTCATCTGATGACTAATCATCCGACGCTCGGACTGGTCGATGTCTTTGCCGCAACCCTTCCGACGCTCCCCTTCACGCCCGGCGTGCACGTCAATTACGCCGAGACGGTGCTGCCGATGCGGGATGGGCTGCCCAAGCTGAAGGATTTCCCCGCCGAGCTTGGCGGCTCCGGTGAGATGATCGCCGAGTAG
- a CDS encoding CaiB/BaiF CoA transferase family protein: MTARPQLPERTPRGVGEPTALNGLLVVDFTRVVAGPACTQTLADFGAEVIKIENPDGGDDTRHYEHADIGGESAAFLSLNRNKRGIALDFNNPAALEVARALIAKADVVVENFSGGVMKKFGLDYASVAPTNPKLIYCSISAYGRNGEFALRPGFDPITQAESGFMSLNGFPDGEPVRTGPPIVDMATGMSACNAILLALIARDRLGRGQQVEVALIDTAVSMTGFYGMAYLISGANPGRFGNSPNGSPTVGVYQASDGPLYMACANDRLYRRLVVDVLDRPDLVTDPEFAHRKNRTANKEKLRAIIAGIFASDSLEHWMAKMKKANIPVGYLRTVEEGFNAPEVRDRHRLSRIPHPTAGTVPNIETPLHMSLTPTVDPVAAPLLGEHTREVLRKTLGYDERRIAGLAEAGAFGNGGQYGLSGADQV, translated from the coding sequence ATGACTGCCAGACCGCAATTGCCGGAGCGAACGCCGCGCGGAGTGGGTGAACCGACTGCGCTGAATGGCCTGCTGGTCGTTGACTTCACCCGGGTCGTTGCCGGCCCGGCCTGCACGCAAACGCTGGCCGATTTCGGCGCCGAAGTGATCAAGATCGAAAACCCCGACGGGGGCGACGATACCCGCCATTATGAACATGCGGACATCGGCGGCGAGAGCGCGGCCTTCCTCAGCCTCAATCGCAACAAGCGCGGCATTGCGCTCGATTTCAACAATCCCGCGGCGCTCGAAGTCGCGCGCGCACTGATCGCGAAAGCGGATGTCGTCGTGGAGAATTTCTCCGGCGGCGTGATGAAGAAGTTCGGGCTCGACTATGCGTCCGTCGCGCCGACCAATCCGAAGCTGATCTATTGCTCAATCTCGGCCTATGGCCGCAACGGCGAGTTCGCCTTGCGTCCGGGTTTCGATCCGATCACGCAAGCCGAAAGCGGCTTCATGTCGCTGAACGGCTTTCCGGATGGCGAGCCGGTGCGGACCGGTCCGCCGATCGTCGACATGGCGACAGGCATGTCGGCGTGCAACGCGATCCTGTTGGCCCTGATCGCCCGCGACCGGCTGGGCCGCGGCCAGCAGGTCGAGGTCGCGCTAATCGACACCGCCGTGTCGATGACCGGGTTCTACGGCATGGCCTACCTGATCAGCGGCGCGAATCCGGGCCGCTTCGGAAATTCGCCGAACGGCTCGCCCACGGTCGGCGTCTATCAGGCATCCGATGGGCCGCTTTACATGGCCTGCGCCAACGACCGCCTGTACCGCCGACTCGTGGTGGACGTGCTCGATCGGCCGGACCTCGTCACCGATCCCGAGTTCGCCCACAGGAAAAACCGAACCGCCAACAAGGAAAAGCTGCGCGCCATCATCGCCGGTATCTTTGCCAGCGACAGCCTTGAGCACTGGATGGCAAAGATGAAGAAGGCCAACATACCGGTCGGCTATCTGCGCACCGTAGAGGAAGGTTTCAACGCGCCGGAAGTGCGCGACCGCCATCGTCTCAGCCGGATTCCGCATCCGACTGCGGGCACCGTCCCCAATATTGAAACGCCGCTGCACATGAGCTTGACGCCAACCGTCGATCCCGTGGCGGCGCCGCTGCTCGGCGAGCACACTAGGGAAGTGCTCCGAAAGACCCTCGGCTATGATGAGCGGCGTATCGCAGGGCTGGCCGAGGCGGGGGCTTTCGGGAACGGCGGGCAATACGGCCTGAGCGGCGCTGATCAGGTTTGA
- a CDS encoding (2Fe-2S)-binding protein, whose protein sequence is MTTAVAISLVVNGEHFEANVLPRLNLADFLREHLKLTGTHVGCEHGVCGACTVRVNGDIVRSCLLLAVQAHNATVETIEGVSDSGEIADLQSAFRERNALQCGFCTPGMLMAAQDLLKQLPCPDREQIRTHLSGNYCRCTGYQAIVDAIEATTRVRAGRLP, encoded by the coding sequence GTGACGACAGCCGTTGCGATTTCGCTTGTTGTCAATGGTGAGCATTTCGAAGCGAATGTACTGCCGCGCCTGAATTTGGCGGATTTTCTTCGTGAGCATCTTAAGCTGACCGGCACGCATGTCGGTTGCGAACACGGGGTCTGCGGAGCATGCACAGTCCGCGTCAATGGCGATATCGTCCGTTCCTGCCTGCTGCTTGCAGTGCAGGCGCACAATGCGACGGTTGAGACGATCGAGGGGGTCTCCGACAGCGGCGAGATTGCCGATTTGCAGTCCGCATTCCGAGAACGTAACGCACTGCAATGCGGCTTCTGCACGCCGGGAATGCTGATGGCGGCGCAGGATCTGCTGAAGCAATTGCCGTGTCCGGACCGAGAACAGATTCGCACACATCTTTCCGGCAACTATTGCCGCTGTACAGGCTATCAGGCAATCGTCGACGCGATCGAGGCCACAACGCGTGTGCGCGCCGGACGCTTGCCATGA
- a CDS encoding alpha-hydroxy acid oxidase codes for MNEGTPIRPSRNVELGASGEEFQNLHEFIRKARSRLNQNAWDYIVGASETETTMRRNRIALDEIAFRPRVLRNVAQVDASTEVFGRRLRLPVMIAPVGALEIFDPNSGAAVARGAGQFGAAHMLSSVSEPGLEGTAKAAPDALRIYQLYVRGDDAFVEDIVSRTVDNGYAAFCLTVDTAHYSRRERDIAKRYVRESRIRATGGDFQKGLEWRTVKLIKDKYKIPLVIKGIATAEDAAIALDHGVDWIYVSNHGGRQLDHGRGAMHVLPEIVNAVAGRARIMVDGSFCRGTDIVKAIASGADLVGIGRLQCWALAAAGEAGITRMLELLEDEVIRCLGLLGVTRLAELDKSYLHAATATNPPSVFSAFPLLDIEPYRY; via the coding sequence ATGAATGAGGGGACCCCCATACGGCCGTCGAGGAATGTCGAACTCGGCGCCAGCGGTGAAGAATTCCAGAATCTCCACGAATTCATCCGAAAAGCCCGCTCCCGACTCAACCAGAATGCATGGGACTATATCGTTGGCGCCTCGGAGACCGAGACCACCATGCGTCGCAACCGCATAGCGCTCGACGAGATTGCATTCCGGCCCCGTGTGCTGAGGAACGTCGCCCAGGTCGACGCCTCTACCGAGGTCTTCGGTCGCCGGCTGCGTTTGCCTGTCATGATTGCGCCGGTTGGCGCGCTCGAGATTTTCGATCCAAATTCAGGCGCCGCTGTCGCGCGCGGCGCGGGGCAGTTCGGCGCCGCTCACATGTTGAGTTCGGTGTCCGAGCCGGGGCTTGAGGGCACCGCCAAGGCCGCACCCGATGCGTTGCGCATCTACCAGCTCTATGTCCGTGGCGACGACGCCTTTGTCGAAGATATTGTCAGCCGCACCGTCGACAACGGTTATGCCGCTTTCTGCCTGACGGTCGATACCGCGCATTACAGCCGGCGCGAGCGTGATATCGCCAAGCGGTATGTCCGCGAAAGCCGTATCCGGGCCACCGGGGGCGACTTCCAGAAGGGGCTGGAATGGCGGACCGTGAAGCTGATCAAGGACAAGTATAAAATTCCGCTGGTGATCAAGGGGATTGCGACGGCGGAAGACGCAGCGATCGCGCTCGATCATGGCGTGGATTGGATCTATGTGTCGAACCATGGCGGCCGCCAACTCGACCATGGACGAGGGGCGATGCACGTCTTGCCGGAAATCGTCAACGCCGTTGCCGGCCGTGCCAGGATCATGGTCGACGGTTCGTTCTGTCGCGGCACCGACATCGTGAAGGCGATTGCCTCGGGCGCCGATCTGGTCGGCATCGGCCGCCTGCAATGCTGGGCACTCGCGGCCGCAGGCGAAGCCGGCATCACGCGGATGCTGGAACTGTTGGAAGATGAGGTTATCCGCTGTCTCGGGCTGCTCGGCGTCACCCGCCTTGCCGAACTCGACAAGTCTTACCTGCATGCGGCGACCGCGACGAATCCGCCGAGCGTGTTCAGCGCCTTTCCGTTGCTGGATATCGAGCCCTATCGCTATTGA
- a CDS encoding polysaccharide deacetylase family protein has product MALSDRIPYQAQVDRPKLTLPGGKKLAVWVILNVEEWRIENAMPRTVLSPPMGQPLLPDVPNWSWHEYGMRAGFWRQFKALTDRKMPVTLALNANVCNAYPRVASAALEAGFEFMGHGFVQGPMHKVENQAEAIQRSVETIAKFAGKPPRSWESPGLTETEETLDLLRLNGIEFLADWVIDDLPQDIATPHGTITTIPYSVETNDIVIHALQHLPSEQFLKRCTDQFDRLYLEGASNARIMAISIHPYITGVPHRIKYLEALLDYVLGHDGVALMTASEIGDWYRAEMARK; this is encoded by the coding sequence GTGGCATTGAGCGATCGCATCCCCTATCAAGCACAAGTCGACCGACCGAAGCTGACGCTTCCCGGCGGCAAGAAGCTTGCGGTGTGGGTTATCCTCAATGTCGAAGAATGGCGGATCGAAAACGCCATGCCTCGCACGGTGCTGAGCCCGCCGATGGGGCAGCCGCTACTGCCCGACGTGCCGAACTGGTCATGGCATGAATATGGGATGCGCGCCGGCTTCTGGCGTCAGTTCAAGGCGCTGACCGATCGCAAAATGCCGGTGACGTTGGCGCTCAATGCCAATGTCTGCAACGCCTACCCGCGCGTCGCATCCGCCGCGCTCGAAGCCGGATTCGAATTCATGGGCCACGGCTTCGTGCAGGGCCCGATGCACAAGGTCGAGAACCAGGCGGAAGCCATCCAGCGCTCGGTCGAGACAATTGCGAAATTTGCAGGGAAGCCGCCACGGTCATGGGAAAGTCCCGGCCTCACGGAGACCGAAGAAACCCTTGATTTGCTCCGCCTCAACGGCATCGAGTTCCTCGCTGACTGGGTGATCGACGATCTGCCGCAGGACATCGCCACGCCTCACGGAACCATCACGACGATCCCCTATTCGGTCGAAACCAACGACATTGTCATCCATGCGTTGCAGCATCTACCTTCGGAGCAGTTTCTGAAACGCTGCACCGATCAGTTCGACCGACTATATCTCGAAGGCGCATCGAACGCGCGGATCATGGCAATCTCGATTCACCCCTACATCACGGGCGTGCCGCATCGCATCAAGTACCTGGAGGCACTGCTCGACTATGTGCTCGGTCACGACGGCGTTGCACTGATGACAGCCAGCGAGATTGGCGACTGGTATCGCGCGGAGATGGCAAGGAAATAA
- a CDS encoding phasin — protein MTEPKLEVPAELRDLAEKTIDQAEKAFGMFFDAAGKSMTSMPGAGTEISKQALSFTEQNMKAAFEHARKLVHATDLQEAMRIQSEFLRSQFTNAGEHMRQITGGVISAAKDSTKGKF, from the coding sequence ATGACTGAACCGAAACTCGAAGTCCCGGCCGAGCTGCGCGATCTGGCCGAGAAAACCATCGATCAGGCGGAAAAAGCGTTCGGCATGTTCTTCGATGCCGCCGGCAAATCCATGACGTCGATGCCCGGCGCGGGTACGGAAATTTCCAAGCAGGCGCTATCGTTTACCGAGCAAAATATGAAGGCTGCGTTCGAGCATGCTCGAAAGCTGGTTCACGCGACTGACCTTCAGGAAGCCATGCGGATCCAGTCTGAATTCCTGCGCAGCCAGTTCACCAACGCCGGCGAACATATGCGTCAGATCACCGGCGGCGTCATATCGGCCGCAAAAGATTCGACGAAAGGCAAATTCTGA
- a CDS encoding LLM class flavin-dependent oxidoreductase has protein sequence MKLGFFTMPIHPVDKDWRLSLKEDREAFLLADELGFSEAYVGEHVTDRAENITSCVAFIAWLAAATRQIKLGTGTVNMPNAHPAAIAASIAMLDHMLDGRLIFGISPGGLLSDAEVFGNLEADRNAMFLEAINQVLQIWASEPPYNLQGQFWNISVQKTLIEDVGQGFIPRPLQRPHPPIVVTAVAPFSKGVTEAAARGWEPISANFLMPAWVKSHWPKYVEGCERAGRPADTANWRVAKSVFVAKDAATAKAYATDPNGPYVYYYRSLFTKLKRGGRIELFKTRRDQPDDEVTLESICDKLIIHGTPESVADQLLAFQDETGPFGTLLYAGKDWKDRELGRQSMILMAEKVMPRVNAGVSSTSKAAE, from the coding sequence ATGAAGCTTGGATTCTTTACGATGCCAATCCATCCTGTCGACAAGGATTGGCGGCTTTCGCTCAAGGAGGACCGCGAGGCTTTCCTGCTAGCCGATGAACTCGGCTTCAGCGAAGCCTATGTCGGCGAGCACGTCACCGACAGGGCCGAGAATATCACTTCTTGCGTCGCTTTCATCGCGTGGCTCGCGGCGGCGACCAGGCAGATCAAGCTTGGCACCGGCACCGTCAACATGCCTAACGCTCATCCGGCGGCGATTGCAGCCTCGATCGCGATGCTCGATCATATGCTCGACGGACGCCTGATCTTCGGCATCAGCCCCGGTGGCCTGCTGTCGGACGCGGAAGTGTTCGGCAATCTCGAGGCGGACAGGAATGCCATGTTCCTGGAAGCGATCAATCAGGTGCTTCAGATTTGGGCCAGCGAGCCGCCCTATAATCTGCAAGGCCAATTCTGGAACATATCGGTTCAGAAGACCCTGATCGAAGATGTCGGCCAGGGCTTCATTCCGCGCCCACTGCAACGGCCGCACCCGCCGATTGTGGTCACTGCGGTGGCGCCGTTCTCAAAGGGCGTGACGGAAGCCGCCGCACGCGGCTGGGAGCCGATCTCGGCAAACTTCCTGATGCCGGCCTGGGTGAAAAGCCACTGGCCGAAATATGTCGAGGGATGCGAACGCGCCGGCCGTCCTGCGGATACAGCAAATTGGCGCGTTGCCAAGAGCGTGTTCGTCGCCAAGGACGCGGCAACTGCGAAGGCCTACGCTACTGATCCAAACGGGCCCTATGTCTATTACTATCGCTCGCTGTTCACCAAGCTGAAGCGCGGTGGTCGCATCGAATTGTTCAAAACGCGCCGCGATCAGCCCGACGACGAGGTGACGCTGGAATCGATCTGCGACAAGCTGATCATTCATGGCACGCCGGAAAGCGTGGCGGATCAACTGCTAGCTTTTCAGGACGAGACCGGGCCTTTCGGCACGCTGCTCTATGCCGGCAAGGATTGGAAGGATCGCGAACTCGGGCGGCAGTCGATGATCCTGATGGCGGAAAAGGTCATGCCTCGGGTCAATGCAGGCGTATCCAGTACTTCCAAGGCTGCCGAATGA
- a CDS encoding flavin reductase family protein — protein MSDAPKHPADPANELASDNSAIDPRDFRKALGTFATGVTIVTAMAADGRPYGVTCNSFASVSLNPPLVLWSLGMFSQGLTIFQNASHFTVNVLGASQQALASQFARSSDDKFAGVNWKPGLGNAPVLTDSVANFQCRAANRYYGGDHIIFLGAVEAYAYNRQEPLLFAHGGFGRFTAGDGNASS, from the coding sequence ATGTCTGACGCACCCAAACATCCGGCCGATCCGGCCAATGAACTTGCCAGCGACAATTCGGCGATCGATCCGCGAGATTTTCGCAAGGCACTTGGCACGTTCGCCACCGGCGTCACCATCGTAACGGCGATGGCGGCGGATGGAAGGCCGTATGGCGTGACCTGCAACTCCTTTGCCTCGGTGTCGCTCAATCCGCCGCTGGTCTTGTGGAGTCTCGGGATGTTTTCTCAGGGACTCACGATCTTCCAGAATGCCAGCCATTTCACGGTCAATGTTCTCGGAGCTTCCCAGCAAGCACTGGCGTCGCAGTTTGCAAGATCGTCGGACGACAAGTTCGCCGGCGTGAACTGGAAGCCGGGGCTTGGCAACGCGCCGGTGTTGACCGACAGCGTCGCCAATTTCCAATGCCGTGCGGCCAATCGGTACTACGGCGGCGACCATATCATCTTCCTGGGCGCCGTCGAAGCCTACGCTTACAATCGACAGGAACCGCTGCTGTTTGCGCACGGCGGCTTCGGCCGATTCACTGCCGGAGATGGCAACGCGTCCTCGTGA
- a CDS encoding FAD binding domain-containing protein: MKAPAFAYARATSVANALELLTAHGEKAKVLSGGQSLLPAMNLRLLAPELIIDIGELAELRGVVVKGGLITIGALTRHVDLLRSPEIAAHAPLLTDAVAHVAHPAIRNRGTIGGSLAHADPASELPACMLTLGATIIAHGPSGERRIPASEFFAGIYETALEPQELLVAVELPVPPKKSVYFFHEFARRHGDYAIVGLAAQALVKDGQIADLRLGFFAVGDRPLLARSAGKLVDVAITSTVLSEACSALDQELDPLEDQQATADMRRHLAKVLMARCVSSLLDRPGLRAGALA, translated from the coding sequence ATGAAAGCCCCGGCTTTCGCTTACGCCCGCGCGACCAGCGTCGCGAATGCGCTGGAATTGCTGACCGCGCATGGCGAAAAGGCCAAGGTGTTGTCTGGTGGCCAGAGCCTGCTGCCGGCGATGAATCTGCGCTTGCTCGCTCCCGAACTCATTATCGATATCGGCGAGTTGGCCGAGTTACGTGGCGTTGTGGTGAAGGGTGGCCTCATCACCATCGGTGCGCTGACACGCCACGTCGATCTCTTGAGATCTCCGGAAATAGCAGCCCATGCTCCCTTGCTGACGGATGCGGTCGCCCACGTTGCTCATCCTGCGATCCGCAATCGCGGCACCATCGGGGGAAGCCTTGCGCACGCAGACCCGGCTTCTGAACTTCCGGCCTGCATGCTCACGCTTGGCGCTACCATCATTGCGCACGGGCCGAGTGGCGAGCGGCGGATTCCGGCAAGCGAATTCTTCGCCGGCATCTACGAAACGGCGCTTGAGCCGCAGGAACTGCTAGTCGCCGTTGAACTACCCGTGCCTCCCAAAAAATCGGTTTATTTCTTTCATGAGTTCGCCCGTCGCCATGGCGACTACGCAATCGTCGGCCTCGCAGCGCAAGCCCTCGTCAAGGATGGGCAGATTGCTGATCTTCGCCTCGGTTTCTTTGCCGTCGGTGATCGCCCGTTGTTAGCCAGATCTGCCGGCAAACTGGTCGATGTCGCCATTACGTCTACGGTACTGTCGGAGGCGTGTTCCGCATTGGATCAAGAACTCGACCCGCTGGAGGACCAACAGGCGACAGCCGATATGCGTCGGCATCTGGCCAAGGTCCTGATGGCGCGTTGCGTATCCTCGCTACTTGATCGCCCTGGTCTCCGCGCGGGAGCATTAGCGTGA